In one window of Rhodanobacter sp. FDAARGOS 1247 DNA:
- a CDS encoding asparaginase domain-containing protein, whose protein sequence is MQHLTIVTTGGTIDKIYFDDKSDYKIGAPQIGEILGQLGVAFQFDVIPILRKDSLHMGAEDRALVRSTIEAQPHRHVLVTHGTDTMVETARELANIKGKVIVLTGALNPARFQGSDAVFNIGCAVAAVQTLPDGVYIAMNGRVWDPASVRKNRDANRFEPVG, encoded by the coding sequence ATGCAGCATCTGACCATCGTCACCACCGGCGGCACGATCGACAAGATCTATTTCGACGACAAGTCGGACTACAAGATCGGCGCACCGCAGATCGGCGAAATACTCGGCCAGCTCGGGGTGGCGTTCCAGTTCGACGTGATCCCGATCCTGCGCAAGGACAGCCTGCACATGGGCGCCGAGGATCGCGCGCTGGTGCGTTCGACGATCGAGGCGCAGCCGCATCGCCACGTGCTGGTCACCCACGGCACCGACACCATGGTCGAAACCGCGCGCGAACTGGCGAATATCAAGGGCAAGGTGATCGTGCTGACCGGCGCACTGAATCCCGCCCGCTTCCAGGGCTCGGACGCGGTGTTCAACATCGGCTGCGCGGTGGCCGCGGTGCAGACCCTGCCCGACGGCGTCTATATCGCCATGAACGGTCGCGTGTGGGACCCGGCCAGCGTGCGCAAGAACCGCGACGCCAACCGCTTCGAGCCGGTGGGCTGA
- the sufT gene encoding putative Fe-S cluster assembly protein SufT, protein MSGFSLSSEPFTLVRDCNAVMVPQGEQVTLPAGQIGYITQALGGSFTVYVEGNLFRIAGDDADALGKPRPEPIQVPANATNEDVEKLAWEQLRTVFDPEIPVNVVELGLVYDLSLEQIASGERKVYVKLTLTAPGCGMGDILVDDARTKLEMIPTISEAEVDLVFDPPWSHSMMSDAAKLETGML, encoded by the coding sequence ATGAGTGGTTTCAGTCTGAGCAGCGAACCGTTCACCCTGGTGCGCGACTGCAATGCCGTGATGGTGCCGCAGGGCGAGCAGGTGACGCTTCCCGCGGGCCAGATCGGCTACATCACCCAGGCGCTGGGTGGCAGCTTCACCGTCTACGTGGAAGGCAATCTGTTCCGCATTGCCGGCGACGACGCCGACGCGCTGGGCAAGCCGCGGCCCGAACCCATCCAGGTGCCGGCGAACGCCACCAACGAGGATGTGGAGAAGCTCGCCTGGGAGCAGTTGCGTACCGTGTTCGATCCAGAGATCCCGGTGAACGTGGTCGAGCTGGGACTGGTCTACGACCTCAGCCTGGAACAGATCGCGTCCGGCGAGCGCAAGGTCTACGTGAAACTCACGCTGACGGCCCCCGGTTGCGGCATGGGCGACATCCTGGTCGACGATGCGCGCACCAAGCTGGAGATGATTCCCACGATCAGCGAGGCCGAGGTGGACCTGGTGTTCGATCCGCCATGGTCGCACTCGATGATGTCCGACGCGGCGAAACTCGAAACCGGCATGCTCTGA
- a CDS encoding acyl-CoA thioesterase II has translation MRFSEAMQTVTRHGDGWQATVSEDWLQGRSAFGGLQAALALRAMRELVPVDMPLRTLQVTFIAPVPAGTVSIRAQRLRAGRSAIQVEASLHDGEQILCRLLGVFGNARPSVLDVQPVQSPVENAAAPELRYAEGRMPAFTQHFRARWLRGDLPFSGGHQRENVLQLSLRDEGPVDETHILAFADFIPPIALSMFAAPTPGSSLTWMLELLRDRYDDLGMDDWRVDAELIAARDGYTNQSVMLWGPGGEPVALSRQSMVVFA, from the coding sequence ATGCGATTTTCCGAAGCGATGCAGACCGTCACCCGCCACGGCGACGGCTGGCAGGCCACGGTAAGCGAAGACTGGCTGCAGGGTCGCAGCGCCTTCGGCGGCCTGCAGGCGGCGCTGGCCCTGCGCGCCATGCGCGAACTGGTGCCCGTCGACATGCCGCTGCGCACCTTGCAGGTGACCTTCATCGCGCCGGTGCCGGCCGGCACGGTGAGCATCCGCGCACAACGCCTGCGCGCAGGCCGCAGCGCGATCCAGGTCGAGGCCAGCCTGCATGACGGCGAACAGATCCTGTGCCGCCTGCTCGGCGTGTTCGGCAACGCGCGGCCGTCGGTACTGGATGTCCAGCCCGTGCAATCGCCCGTGGAGAACGCCGCAGCACCGGAGCTGCGCTACGCCGAAGGCCGCATGCCGGCCTTCACCCAGCACTTCCGCGCCCGCTGGTTGCGCGGCGACCTGCCATTCAGCGGCGGCCACCAGCGCGAAAACGTGCTGCAGCTTTCACTGCGCGACGAAGGCCCCGTCGACGAAACCCACATCCTCGCCTTCGCCGACTTCATCCCGCCAATCGCCTTGTCGATGTTCGCCGCCCCCACTCCCGGCAGCTCGCTTACCTGGATGCTCGAACTGCTGCGTGACCGCTACGACGACCTCGGCATGGACGACTGGCGCGTGGACGCCGAACTCATCGCTGCACGGGATGGGTATACCAATCAGAGCGTGATGCTGTGGGGACCGGGTGGCGAACCGGTGGCCTTGAGTCGGCAGAGCATGGTGGTGTTTGCCTGA
- a CDS encoding M4 family metallopeptidase — protein sequence MPNHYRLKLLVAAIGMATASVATAATTKTLHAQNLGAVPASSLAAQLNLGQDMSLAPRSAVSIANGHKVVRQQQMYRGVPVYGRSIAVVQDAQGNALRASGELMQDAQLGLSSVAPKLNAARAISALRAHAHTTLVGGTTISNQKTDLFVYPQDNGTARLVYRVSYFVNGANPSRPTAIIDANTGEVVKSWNGLTDASATGPGGNQKTGKYIYGTDYAALDVTQSGSTCTLQNTNVKTYNLNHGTSGGSVVSFTCSNSDTDAINGAYSPVNDAHHFGGVVHDMYTAYTGAPPLNMQLRMNVHYKSNYENAFWDGSAMNFGDGASTFYPLVSLDVTSHEISHGYTEQNSNLEYDGQSGGMNEAYSDIAGEAAEFYDRGAADFLVGADIVKTSAGIGDALRYMCNPPQDGGSIDNAADYTSSLDVHYSSGVYNKAFCLLAKTSGWDVKKAFQAFALANKSYWTATSTFNSGACGVESAATDLGYNANDVITAFNGVGVACPGTGGGGGGGGGTTTELQNNVAVTGVSASTGADNDYFITVPAGATNLVMSISGGSGDADLYTKAGSAPTTSSYDCRPYKTGNSESCTVASPVAGKYYVKVHAYASYSGVTVKASYSTGSGGGGGGSSSSVNLPTVNTGNFSTTYTQAVTAGHTATISIAGGTGDADLYVKAGSAPTTSSYNCRPYKTGNNETCTFTPTSNTTYYIKVRAYQKFSGVTLTTSSN from the coding sequence ATGCCCAATCATTACCGTCTGAAATTGCTGGTCGCCGCGATCGGCATGGCCACCGCCTCGGTCGCCACTGCCGCCACCACCAAGACCCTGCATGCACAGAACCTCGGTGCGGTGCCGGCGAGCTCGCTGGCCGCGCAGCTCAACCTTGGTCAGGACATGTCGCTGGCACCGCGCAGCGCCGTCAGCATCGCCAATGGTCACAAGGTCGTGCGCCAGCAGCAGATGTATCGCGGCGTGCCGGTCTACGGCCGCAGCATCGCCGTGGTTCAGGACGCCCAGGGCAATGCCCTGCGCGCCTCGGGTGAACTGATGCAGGACGCCCAGCTCGGCCTGAGTTCGGTGGCCCCGAAGTTGAATGCCGCCCGTGCGATCTCCGCACTCCGGGCGCATGCGCACACCACCCTGGTCGGTGGCACCACCATCAGCAACCAGAAGACCGACCTGTTCGTGTATCCGCAGGACAATGGCACTGCACGCCTGGTCTACCGCGTGTCGTACTTCGTCAACGGCGCGAATCCGTCGCGTCCGACCGCGATCATCGACGCCAACACCGGTGAAGTGGTCAAGAGCTGGAACGGCCTGACCGATGCCTCGGCGACCGGCCCCGGCGGCAACCAGAAGACCGGCAAGTACATCTACGGCACCGACTACGCCGCGCTCGACGTGACCCAGTCCGGCAGCACCTGCACGTTGCAGAACACCAACGTGAAGACCTACAACCTCAACCACGGCACCAGCGGTGGTTCGGTGGTCAGCTTCACCTGCTCCAACAGCGACACCGACGCCATCAACGGCGCCTATTCGCCGGTCAACGACGCCCATCATTTCGGTGGCGTGGTGCATGACATGTACACGGCCTACACCGGCGCACCGCCGCTGAACATGCAGCTGCGCATGAACGTGCATTACAAGAGCAACTACGAGAACGCGTTCTGGGACGGCTCGGCGATGAACTTCGGCGACGGCGCCAGCACGTTCTATCCGCTGGTGTCGCTGGACGTGACCAGCCACGAAATCAGCCACGGTTACACCGAGCAGAATTCGAACCTGGAATACGACGGCCAGTCCGGCGGCATGAACGAGGCGTACTCGGACATCGCCGGCGAAGCGGCCGAGTTCTACGACCGTGGCGCGGCCGACTTCCTGGTCGGCGCGGACATCGTCAAGACCAGCGCCGGCATCGGCGACGCGCTGCGCTACATGTGCAACCCGCCGCAGGATGGCGGCTCGATCGACAACGCGGCCGATTACACCTCCAGCCTCGACGTGCATTACTCCAGCGGCGTGTACAACAAGGCGTTCTGCCTGCTGGCCAAGACCTCGGGCTGGGACGTGAAGAAGGCGTTCCAGGCCTTCGCGCTGGCCAACAAGTCGTACTGGACGGCCACCTCCACCTTCAACTCCGGCGCCTGCGGCGTGGAGTCGGCGGCGACCGACCTGGGCTACAACGCGAATGACGTGATCACCGCATTCAACGGCGTGGGCGTGGCCTGCCCGGGCACCGGTGGCGGCGGTGGCGGCGGCGGTGGCACGACCACCGAGTTGCAGAACAACGTCGCGGTGACCGGCGTGTCGGCCTCGACGGGTGCCGACAACGACTACTTCATCACGGTGCCGGCAGGTGCCACCAACCTGGTGATGTCGATCTCCGGTGGCAGCGGCGACGCTGACCTGTACACCAAGGCCGGCAGCGCGCCGACCACCAGCAGCTACGACTGCCGTCCGTACAAGACGGGCAACTCGGAAAGCTGCACCGTGGCGTCGCCCGTCGCTGGCAAGTACTACGTCAAGGTGCACGCCTACGCGTCCTACTCCGGCGTCACGGTGAAGGCGTCGTACAGCACCGGCAGCGGTGGCGGCGGTGGCGGCAGCAGCAGCTCGGTCAACTTGCCGACCGTGAACACCGGCAACTTCTCCACGACCTACACCCAGGCGGTCACCGCGGGTCATACGGCGACCATCTCGATCGCCGGTGGTACCGGGGACGCGGATCTGTACGTGAAGGCCGGCAGTGCACCGACCACCAGCAGCTACAACTGCCGTCCGTACAAGACCGGCAACAACGAGACCTGCACGTTCACCCCGACCAGCAACACCACCTATTACATCAAGGTGCGTGCGTACCAGAAGTTCTCGGGTGTCACCCTGACCACCAGCAGCAACTGA
- a CDS encoding DUF2069 domain-containing protein: MSTTPRAPILPVYRLGLIAWALLVVLQLVWHAWLFPPQSMPITLLLAITVVPLLLPLFALRDVRRALLWVGILSLFYFCHGVSEAWSAAGTERWLAVAEVVLTLLLIGALGAGAKRKPRGGDVG; this comes from the coding sequence ATGAGCACGACGCCGCGCGCCCCGATCCTGCCCGTCTACCGCCTCGGCCTGATCGCCTGGGCCCTGCTCGTCGTGCTGCAACTCGTCTGGCACGCCTGGCTGTTCCCGCCGCAAAGCATGCCGATCACCCTGCTGCTGGCGATCACCGTCGTCCCCCTGCTGCTGCCCCTGTTCGCTCTCCGCGACGTCCGCCGCGCCCTGCTCTGGGTCGGCATCCTCAGCCTGTTCTACTTCTGCCACGGCGTGTCGGAGGCGTGGAGCGCAGCGGGTACGGAGCGCTGGCTGGCGGTGGCGGAGGTCGTGCTGACGCTGTTGCTGATCGGAGCGCTGGGGGCTGGGGCGAAGCGCAAGCCGCGTGGCGGGGATGTCGGTTGA
- the wrbA gene encoding NAD(P)H:quinone oxidoreductase gives MNHEILVLYYSRSGHTAQLARLIARGIEEVPGMRARLRQVPPVAPVTEVAQPPEPEDGAPYVTKQDLLDCEGLAMGSPTRFGNMAAPLKHFLDTTGAEWASGALVGKPAALFTSTSTMHGGQETTLLTMALPLLHHGMLIIGLPYTEPALTSTQSGGTPYGLSHVAGAKGDNPISDHERELARALGRRLADVARRLATNP, from the coding sequence ATGAATCATGAAATCCTGGTCCTGTACTACAGCCGCAGCGGCCACACCGCGCAGCTCGCGCGGCTGATCGCGCGGGGCATCGAGGAAGTGCCCGGCATGCGCGCGCGCCTGCGCCAGGTACCGCCGGTGGCGCCGGTGACCGAAGTCGCCCAGCCGCCCGAACCCGAAGACGGCGCACCCTACGTGACGAAGCAGGACCTGCTCGACTGCGAGGGCCTGGCGATGGGCAGCCCCACCCGCTTCGGCAACATGGCCGCACCGCTGAAACATTTCCTCGACACCACCGGCGCCGAGTGGGCCAGCGGCGCCCTGGTCGGCAAGCCGGCCGCGCTGTTCACCTCCACCAGCACCATGCACGGCGGCCAGGAAACCACCTTGCTGACGATGGCCTTGCCGCTGCTCCATCACGGCATGCTGATCATCGGCCTGCCCTACACCGAACCGGCACTCACCAGCACGCAGAGCGGCGGCACACCGTACGGCCTCAGCCACGTGGCCGGCGCCAAGGGCGACAACCCGATCAGCGACCACGAACGCGAACTGGCCCGCGCGCTGGGCCGCCGCCTCGCCGACGTGGCCCGTCGACTGGCGACCAATCCATGA
- a CDS encoding NAD(P)(+) transhydrogenase (Re/Si-specific) subunit beta, translated as MNWLPTVIKACYFIAALLFILGLKRMSSPRTARGGIVWAGYGMLLAVLATFFLPDMHNRGLIVAAVLIGVSAAWWTGRRVAMTAMPQMVALYNGMGGGAAAAIGAVELIGYARGLGMLHAVPDTSPLRPEAWAVNALPPALSPVELTLGVLGALIGAVSFSGSLVAFAKLQGWMDRRFVFAGQRAVNMLLLAAAIVTGFMLVLGQASLPLILVFFALALLFGLMMTLPIGGADMPVVISLYNAFTGLAVSFEGFVLGNEAMIIAGMVVGAAGTLLTQLMAKAMNRSIGNVLFGSFGAAGGEAQAITGAQKPIDGADAAVMMAYAERVVIVPGYGLAVAQAQHKVWEFAQLLIKRGVKVKFAIHPVAGRMPGHMNVLLAEAGVPYDLIADMDDINPEFATTDVALVIGANDVVNPLAKTDPASPIYGMPILDVSNAKQVIVIKRGRGTGFAGIENALFYADNTRMLYGDGQAAVGELVTALKDVDG; from the coding sequence ATGAACTGGCTGCCCACCGTCATCAAGGCCTGCTATTTCATCGCCGCGCTGCTGTTCATCCTGGGCCTGAAACGCATGAGCTCGCCGCGCACCGCGCGCGGCGGCATCGTCTGGGCCGGCTACGGCATGTTGCTGGCGGTGCTGGCCACCTTCTTCCTGCCCGACATGCACAACCGCGGGCTGATCGTCGCCGCGGTGCTGATCGGCGTGAGCGCCGCCTGGTGGACCGGTCGCCGGGTGGCGATGACCGCGATGCCGCAGATGGTGGCGCTGTACAACGGCATGGGTGGCGGCGCGGCAGCGGCGATCGGCGCGGTCGAGCTGATCGGCTACGCGCGCGGCCTGGGCATGCTCCATGCGGTGCCGGACACCTCGCCGCTGCGTCCGGAAGCGTGGGCAGTGAATGCGTTGCCGCCGGCACTCTCGCCGGTCGAACTGACCCTGGGCGTGCTCGGCGCGCTGATCGGCGCGGTGAGTTTTTCCGGCTCGCTGGTGGCGTTCGCCAAGTTGCAGGGCTGGATGGACAGGCGCTTCGTGTTTGCCGGCCAGCGCGCGGTGAACATGCTGCTGCTGGCCGCCGCCATCGTGACCGGTTTCATGCTGGTGCTGGGTCAGGCCAGCCTGCCGCTGATCCTGGTGTTCTTCGCGCTGGCGCTGCTGTTCGGCCTGATGATGACGCTGCCGATCGGCGGCGCCGACATGCCGGTGGTGATCTCGCTGTACAACGCGTTCACCGGCCTGGCGGTGTCGTTCGAGGGTTTCGTGCTGGGCAACGAGGCGATGATCATCGCCGGCATGGTGGTCGGCGCCGCCGGCACCTTGCTGACCCAGCTGATGGCCAAGGCGATGAACCGCTCGATCGGCAACGTGCTGTTCGGCAGCTTCGGCGCGGCCGGCGGCGAGGCGCAGGCGATCACCGGTGCGCAGAAACCCATCGACGGCGCCGACGCGGCGGTGATGATGGCCTACGCCGAACGCGTGGTGATCGTGCCCGGCTACGGCCTGGCCGTGGCGCAGGCGCAGCACAAGGTGTGGGAGTTCGCCCAGTTGCTGATCAAGCGCGGGGTGAAGGTGAAGTTCGCGATCCATCCGGTGGCCGGCCGCATGCCCGGGCACATGAACGTGCTGCTGGCCGAGGCCGGCGTGCCGTACGACCTGATCGCCGACATGGACGACATCAATCCCGAGTTCGCCACCACCGACGTGGCGCTGGTGATCGGCGCCAACGACGTGGTCAACCCGCTGGCCAAGACCGACCCGGCCTCGCCGATCTACGGCATGCCGATTCTCGACGTGAGCAACGCGAAGCAGGTGATCGTGATCAAGCGGGGCAGGGGCACCGGTTTCGCCGGCATCGAGAACGCCCTGTTCTACGCCGACAACACCCGCATGCTGTACGGCGACGGCCAGGCGGCAGTGGGCGAACTGGTGACGGCGCTGAAAGACGTGGACGGCTGA
- a CDS encoding M4 family metallopeptidase, translating to MPNHYRLKLLVAAIGMATASVATAATTKTLHAQNLGAVPTSTLATKLNLGQDMSLAPRSAVSIANGHKVVRQQQMYRGVPVYGRSIAVVQDAQGNALRASGELMQGASLGLTSVLPKLSAARAISALKAHAHTSLVGGATISNQKTDLFVYPQDNGSARLVYRVSYFVGGAHPSRPTAIIDANTGEVVKSWNGLTDASATGPGGNQKTGKYIYGTDYAALDVTQSGSTCTLQNTNVKTYNLNHGSSGGSVVSFTCPNSDTDAINGAYSPVNDAHHFGGVVHDMYNSYTGAPPLNMQLVMKVHYLSNYENAFWDGSAMYFGDGASTFYPLVSLDVTSHEISHGYTEQNSGLEYSGQSGGMNEAYSDIAGEAAEFYDRGAADFLVGADIVKTSAGIGNALRYMCNPPQDGGSIDNAADYYNGLDVHYSSGVYNKAFCLLAKTSGWDVKKAFQAFALANKSYWTATSTFNSGACGVESAAADLGYNANDVITAFNGVGVTCPGGGGGGGGGTTELQNNVAVTGVSASTGGDNDYFITVPAGATNLVMSISGGTGDADLYTKAGSAPTTSSYDCRPYKSGNSESCTVASPVAGKYYIKVHAYASYSGVTVKASYSTGGGGGGGSSDSVDLPTVSTGNWSSTYTETVQAGHTVTFAISGGTGDADLYVRAGSAPTTSSYNCRPYKTGNNESCTFTPSSNTTYYIKVRAYQTFSGVTLTETLN from the coding sequence ATGCCCAATCACTACCGCCTGAAATTGCTGGTCGCCGCGATCGGCATGGCTACCGCCTCCGTCGCCACCGCTGCCACCACCAAGACCCTGCATGCGCAGAATCTGGGAGCGGTGCCCACCAGCACGCTGGCAACCAAACTCAACCTCGGTCAGGACATGTCGCTGGCACCGCGCAGCGCCGTCAGCATCGCCAACGGTCACAAGGTCGTGCGCCAGCAGCAGATGTATCGCGGCGTGCCGGTCTACGGCCGCAGCATCGCCGTGGTGCAGGATGCGCAGGGCAACGCGCTTCGTGCGAGCGGCGAACTGATGCAGGGTGCCTCGTTGGGGCTGACCTCAGTGCTGCCCAAGCTCAGCGCTGCCCGCGCGATCTCCGCGCTCAAGGCACATGCACACACCAGCCTGGTCGGTGGCGCCACGATCAGCAATCAGAAGACCGACCTGTTCGTGTATCCGCAGGACAACGGTTCCGCTCGTCTGGTCTACCGCGTGTCGTACTTTGTCGGCGGCGCGCACCCGTCGCGTCCGACCGCGATCATCGATGCCAACACCGGCGAAGTGGTCAAGAGCTGGAACGGCCTGACCGATGCCTCGGCCACCGGCCCGGGCGGCAACCAGAAGACCGGCAAGTACATCTACGGCACCGACTACGCGGCGCTCGACGTGACCCAGTCCGGCAGCACCTGCACGCTGCAGAACACCAACGTGAAGACCTACAACCTCAACCACGGCAGTAGTGGCGGTTCGGTGGTCAGCTTCACCTGTCCCAACAGCGACACCGATGCGATCAACGGCGCCTATTCGCCGGTCAACGACGCCCACCATTTCGGTGGCGTGGTGCATGACATGTACAACTCGTATACCGGTGCGCCGCCGTTGAACATGCAACTGGTGATGAAGGTGCACTACCTCAGCAACTACGAGAACGCGTTCTGGGACGGCAGCGCGATGTACTTCGGCGATGGCGCCAGCACGTTCTACCCCCTGGTGTCGCTGGACGTGACCAGCCACGAAATCAGCCACGGCTACACCGAGCAGAACTCCGGCCTGGAATACAGCGGCCAGTCCGGCGGCATGAACGAGGCGTACTCGGACATCGCCGGTGAAGCGGCCGAGTTCTACGACCGTGGCGCGGCCGACTTCCTGGTCGGCGCGGACATCGTCAAGACCAGCGCCGGCATCGGCAATGCGCTGCGCTACATGTGCAACCCGCCGCAGGATGGCGGCTCGATCGACAACGCGGCCGACTACTACAACGGGCTGGACGTGCACTACTCCAGCGGCGTCTACAACAAGGCGTTCTGCCTGCTGGCCAAGACTTCGGGCTGGGACGTGAAGAAGGCGTTCCAGGCCTTCGCGCTGGCCAACAAGTCGTACTGGACGGCCACCTCCACCTTCAACTCCGGCGCCTGCGGCGTGGAGTCGGCGGCGGCCGACCTGGGCTACAACGCGAATGACGTGATCACCGCGTTCAACGGCGTGGGCGTGACCTGTCCGGGTGGCGGCGGTGGTGGCGGCGGTGGCACGACCGAGCTGCAGAACAACGTGGCGGTGACCGGCGTGTCGGCCTCGACGGGTGGCGACAACGACTACTTCATCACGGTGCCGGCGGGTGCCACCAACCTGGTGATGTCGATCTCCGGCGGTACCGGCGATGCAGACCTGTACACCAAGGCCGGCAGCGCGCCGACCACCAGCAGCTACGACTGCCGTCCGTACAAGTCGGGCAATTCGGAAAGCTGCACCGTGGCGTCGCCTGTCGCCGGCAAGTACTACATCAAGGTGCACGCTTACGCGTCCTACTCCGGCGTCACGGTGAAGGCCTCGTACAGCACCGGCGGTGGTGGCGGTGGCGGCAGCAGCGACTCGGTGGATCTGCCGACCGTGAGTACCGGCAACTGGTCGTCCACCTATACCGAAACGGTACAGGCCGGCCATACCGTGACCTTCGCGATCTCCGGCGGTACCGGTGACGCGGATCTGTACGTGCGGGCCGGCAGCGCGCCGACCACCAGCTCGTACAACTGCCGTCCGTACAAGACCGGCAACAACGAAAGCTGCACCTTCACGCCGAGCAGCAACACCACCTACTACATCAAGGTGCGTGCGTACCAGACGTTCTCCGGCGTGACGCTGACGGAAACGCTGAACTGA
- a CDS encoding acyl-CoA dehydrogenase family protein, with protein MAFLQEPPQLPHPYRSDRSLLALLDRALPAGRRAALDAHLDALGDYAQMAWRRACNTTRRKPVLTQWDAWGRRVDRIELTTAWQEGPGITTRHAVLAAGHADSEHARLEEFARVYLYHLASEFYTCPLAMTDGAATAIRASGNRELIERVLPRFLSRDASTFWLSGQWMTENAGGSDVGNTETVARQDAGGQWRLYGRKWFSSAVVGEAALALARPEGAGSGTAALALFYVETMDDDRRKPELVIDRLKDKLGTQELPTAEIHLDGLPAWPLGELAHGVRQVAPMLNVTRTWNGICAVASMARAISLARDFATRRQAFGRPLIEQPLHAQTLADMQAEFEGAFALAFEVAHLLGRVERGTAAPHEAALLRLLTPLAKLWTGKLAVQVCSEAIECFGGAGYIEDTGLPQLLRDAQVYAIWEGTTNVLSLDSLRALAGDSLGALRTASTHWLDGNDDMHAASAIRQTLDAAARWLDQHAAARETLESGARGLAFTLARCAAAALLARQASWSSAHADPRPAAALRRFVRLGLDRLVAPDGDNTALLLG; from the coding sequence ATGGCCTTCCTGCAGGAACCTCCGCAACTTCCCCATCCCTATCGCAGCGACCGTTCGCTGCTGGCCCTGCTCGATCGCGCGCTGCCGGCCGGGCGGCGCGCGGCGCTGGATGCCCACCTGGATGCGCTGGGCGATTACGCGCAGATGGCGTGGCGTCGCGCGTGCAACACGACGCGGCGCAAGCCGGTGCTGACGCAGTGGGATGCGTGGGGCCGGCGGGTCGATCGCATCGAGCTGACCACGGCCTGGCAGGAAGGTCCCGGCATCACCACGCGCCATGCAGTGCTCGCCGCCGGCCATGCGGACAGCGAGCATGCGCGACTGGAGGAGTTCGCCCGGGTTTACCTGTATCACCTCGCCAGCGAGTTCTACACCTGCCCGCTGGCGATGACCGACGGCGCCGCCACCGCGATCAGGGCGTCGGGCAACCGCGAGCTGATCGAGCGCGTGTTGCCGCGTTTCCTCAGCCGCGATGCATCGACGTTCTGGCTCAGCGGCCAGTGGATGACCGAGAACGCCGGCGGCTCCGACGTGGGCAACACCGAAACCGTCGCGCGACAGGATGCCGGCGGCCAGTGGCGGCTGTACGGGCGCAAGTGGTTCAGCTCGGCGGTGGTCGGCGAGGCCGCGCTGGCGCTGGCGCGGCCGGAAGGCGCGGGCAGCGGCACGGCGGCGCTGGCGCTGTTCTACGTCGAGACGATGGACGATGATCGGCGCAAACCCGAACTGGTTATCGACCGGCTGAAGGACAAGCTGGGCACGCAGGAACTGCCCACCGCGGAGATCCATCTGGACGGACTGCCCGCGTGGCCGCTGGGGGAACTGGCCCACGGCGTGCGCCAGGTGGCACCGATGCTCAACGTGACCCGCACCTGGAACGGGATCTGCGCCGTGGCCAGCATGGCACGCGCGATCAGCCTGGCGCGCGACTTCGCCACGCGGCGGCAGGCGTTTGGACGGCCATTGATCGAGCAACCGCTGCACGCGCAGACACTGGCCGACATGCAGGCGGAGTTCGAGGGCGCGTTTGCGCTGGCATTCGAGGTGGCCCATCTGCTCGGCCGCGTCGAACGCGGCACGGCCGCTCCGCACGAGGCCGCGCTGCTGCGCCTGCTGACGCCGCTGGCCAAGCTGTGGACCGGCAAGCTGGCCGTGCAGGTCTGTTCCGAGGCGATCGAATGCTTCGGCGGCGCCGGCTACATCGAGGACACCGGCCTGCCGCAGTTGCTGCGCGACGCGCAGGTGTACGCGATCTGGGAAGGCACCACGAATGTGTTGTCGCTGGACAGCCTGCGCGCGCTGGCCGGCGACAGCCTCGGTGCACTGCGCACGGCCAGCACCCACTGGCTGGACGGCAACGACGACATGCACGCGGCCAGCGCGATCCGGCAGACGCTGGACGCGGCCGCGCGCTGGCTCGACCAGCATGCGGCCGCACGCGAAACCCTGGAATCGGGCGCCCGCGGCCTCGCGTTCACGTTGGCGCGTTGCGCGGCGGCGGCCCTGCTGGCGAGACAGGCGAGCTGGTCGAGCGCTCATGCCGACCCGCGGCCGGCGGCGGCGCTGCGCCGTTTCGTCCGCCTCGGCCTGGACCGGCTGGTGGCGCCGGACGGGGACAATACCGCGTTGTTGCTGGGCTAG